CCTCAAAACTAGATAATTTCAGAAGAAGTTGTAAAACGAGTTCGCCTTTAAAAATTGGTTAAGTCCTCGAACGATTAGTATCAGTCAGCTCCACATGTTACCACGCTTCCACCTCTGACCTATCAACCTGATCATCTTTCAGGGTTCTTACTAGCTTGACGCTATGGGAAATCTCATCTTGAGGGGGGCTTCATGCTTAGATGCTTTCAGCACTTATCCCGTCCGCACATAGCTACCCAGCGATGCCTTTGGCAAGACAACTGGTACACCAGCGGTGCGTCCATCCCGGTCCTCTCGTACTAAGGACAGCTCCTCTCAAATTTCCTGCGCCCACGACGGATAGGGACCGAACTGTCTCACGACGTTCTGAACCCAGCTCGCGTACCGCTTTAATGGGCGAACAGCCCAACCCTTGGGACCGACTACAGCCCCAGGATGCGATGAGCCGACATCGAGGTGCCAAACCTCCCCGTCGATGTGGACTCTTGGGGGAGATAAGCCTGTTATCCCCGGGGTAGCTTTTATCCGTTGAGCGATGGCCCTTCCATGCGGAACCACCGGATCACTAAGCCCGACTTTCGTCCCTGCTCGACTTGTAGGTCTCGCAGTCAAGCTCCCTTGTGCCTTTACACTCTGCGAATGATTTCCAACCATTCTGAGGGAACCTTTGGGCGCCTCCGTTACTCTTTAGGAGGCGACCGCCCCAGTCAAACTGCCCACCTGACACTGTCTCCCACCCCGATAAGGGGTGCGGGTTAGAATTTCAATACAGCCAGGGTAGTATCCCACCGACGCCTCCACCGAAGCTAGCGCTCCGGTTTCTCAGGCTCCTACCTATCCTGTACAAGCTGTACCAAAATTCAATATCAGGCTACAGTAAAGCTCCACGGGGTCTTTCCGTCCTGTCGCGGGTAACCTGCATCTTCACAGGTACTATAATTTCACCGAGTCTCTCGTTGAGACAGTGCCCAGATCGTTACGCCTTTCGTGCGGGTCGGAACTTACCCGACAAGGAATTTCGCTACCTTAGGACCGTTATAGTTACGGCCGCCGTTTACTGGGGCTTCGATTCAGAGCTTCGCTTGCGCTAACCCCTCCTCTTAACCTTCCAGCACCGGGCAGGCGTCAGCCCCTATACTTCGCCTTGCGGCTTCGCAGAGACCTGTGTTTTTGCTAAACAGTCGCCTGGGCCTATTCACTGCGGCTCTTCGAGGCTATTCACCTCAAAAAGCACCCCTTCTCCCGAAGTTACGGGGTCATTTTGCCGAGTTCCTTAACGAGAGTTCTCTCGCACACCTTAGGATTCTCTCCTCGCCTACCTGTGTCGGTTTGCGGTACGGGCACCTTTTATCTCGCTAGAGGCTTTTCTTGGCAGTGTGGAATCAGGAACTTCGGTACTATATTTCCCTCGCCATCACAGCTCAGCCTTTACGGTAAGCGGATTTTCCTGCTTACCAGCCTAACTGCTTGGACGCGCATATCCAACAGCGCGCTTACCCTATCCTCCTGCGTCCCCCCATCACTCAAACGATAAAGAGGTGGTACAGGAATATCAACCTGTTGTCCATCGCCTACGCCTTTCGGCCTCGGCTTAGGTCCCGACTAACCCTGAGAGGACGAGCCTTCCTCAGGAAACCTTAGGCATACGGTGGACGGGATTCTCACCCGTCTTTCGCTACTCATACCGGCATTCTCACTTCTAAGCGCTCCACCAGTCCTTACGGTCTAGCTTCAACGCCCTTAGAACGCTCTCCTACCACTGACACCATACGGTGTCAATCCACAGCTTCGGTGTTACGTTTAGCCCCGGTACATTTTCGGCGCAGAGTCACTCGACCAGTGAGCTATTACGCACTCTTTAAATGGTGGCTGCTTCTAAGCCAACATCCTGGTTGTCTAAGCAACTCCACATCCTTTTCCACTTAACGTAAACTTTGGGACCTTAGCTGGTGGTCTGGGCTGTTTCCCTTTTGACTACGGATCTTATCACTCGCAGTCTGACTCCCACGGATAAGTCTTTGGCATTCGGAGTTTGTCTGAATTCGGTAACCCGATGAGGGCCCCTAGTCCAAACAGTGCTCTACCTCCAAGACTCTTACAACGTGAGGCTAGCCCTAAAGCTATTTCGGAGAGAACCAGCTATCTCCAAGTTCGATTGGAATTTCTCCGCTACCCACACCTCATCCCCGCACTTTTCAACGTGCGTGGGTTCGGGCCTCCATCCAGTGTTACCTGGACTTCACCCTGGACATGGGTAGATCACCTGGTTTCGGGTCTACGACCACATACTAAAATCGCCCTATTCAGACTCGCTTTCGCTGCGGCTCCGTCTCTTCAACTTAACCTTGCATGTAATCGTAACTCGCCGGTTCATTCTACAAAAGGCACGCTATCACCCATTAACGGGCTCTAACTACTTGTAGGCACACGGTTTCAGGATCTATTTCACTCCCCTTCCGGGGTGCTTTTCACCTTTCCCTCACGGTACTGGTTCACTATCGGTCACTAGGGAGTATTTAGCCTTGGGAGATGGTCCTCCCAGCTTCCGACCGGATTTCTCGTGTCCGGCCGTACTCAGGATCCACTCAGGAGGGAACGAAGTTTCAACTACAGGGTTTTTACCTTCTATGACGGGCCTTTCCAGACCGCTTCATCTACCCCGTTCCTTTGTAACTCCATGTTGAGTGTCCTACAACCCCAAGAGGCAAGCCTCTTGGTTTGGGCTATGTCCCGTTTCGCTCGCCGCTACTCAGGGAATCGCGTTTGCTTTCTCTTCCTCCGGGTACTTAGATGTTTCAGTTCCCCGGGTCTGCCTTCAATACCCTATGTATTCAGGTAAAGATACTGCTCCATTACGAGCAGTGGGTTCCCCCATTCGGAAATCTCCGGATCAAAGCTTACTTACAGCTCCCCGAAGCATATCGGTGTTAGTCCCGTCCTTCATCGGCTCCTAGTGCCAAGGCATCCACCGTGCGCCCTTTCTAACTTAACCTAAAAGGTTATTTTCTTCTTAATTACTTAAGAGAGAAAAACTAATGTGGCGATTCTCGGTTTTACTTTGACTTCTTCTTACGATTATCTAGTTTTCAAGGAACAAATGTTTCGAGAGAAAATTGCACTCTCAAAACTAAACAAACAAGTAACAGTCAACTTTTTATCAGTCCACAAGGACTGCATTATCCTTAGAAAGGAGGTGATCCAGCCGCACCTTCCGATACGGCTACCTTGTTACGACTTCACCCCAATCATCTGTCCCACCTTAGGCGGCTGGCTCCTTGCGGTTACCCCACCGACTTCGGGTGTTACAAACTCTCGTGGTGTGACGGGCGGTGTGTACAAGGCCCGGGAACGTATTCACCGCGGCATGCTGATCCGCGATTACTAGCGATTCCGGCTTCATGTAGGCGAGTTGCAGCCTACAATCCGAACTGAGAATGGTTTTATGGGATTGGCTAAACCTCGCGGTCTTGCAGCCCTTTGTACCATCCATTGTAGCACGTGTGTAGCCCAGGTCATAAGGGGCATGATGATTTGACGTCATCCCCACCTTCCTCCGGTTTGTCACCGGCAGTCTCCTTAGAGTGCCCAACTGAATGCTGGCAACTAAGAACAAGGGTTGCGCTCGTTGCGGGACTTAACCCAACATCTCACGACACGAGCTGACGACAACCATGCACCACCTGTCACTCTGTCCCCCGAAGGGGAACGTCCTATCTCTAGGAGTGTCAGAGGATGTCAAGACCTGGTAAGGTTCTTCGCGTTGCTTCGAATTAAACCACATGCTCCACCGCTTGTGCGGGCCCCCGTCAATTCCTTTGAGTTTCAGCCTTGCGGCCGTACTCCCCAGGCGGAGTGCTTAATGCGTTAGCTGCAGCACTAAAGGGCGGAAACCCTCTAACACTTAGCACTCATCGTTTACGGCGTGGACTACCAGGGTATCTAATCCTGTTTGCTCCCCACGCTTTCGCGCCTCAGCGTCAGTTACAGACCAGAAAGCCGCCTTCGCCACTGGTGTTCCTCCACATCTCTACGCATTTCACCGCTACACGTGGAATTCCGCTTTCCTCTTCTGTACTCAAGTCCCCCAGTTTCCAATGACCCTCCACGGTTGAGCCGTGGGCTTTCACATCAGACTTAAAGGACCGCCTGCGCGCGCTTTACGCCCAATAATTCCGGACAACGCTTGCCACCTACGTATTACCGCGGCTGCTGGCACGTAGTTAGCCGTGGCTTTCTGGTTAGGTACCGTCAAGGTACCGGCAGTTACTCCGATACTTGTTCTTCCCTAACAACAGAGCTTTACGACCCGAAGGCCTTCATCGCTCACGCGGCGTTGCTCCGTCAGACTTTCGTCCATTGCGGAAGATTCCCTACTGCTGCCTCCCGTAGGAGTCTGGGCCGTGTCTCAGTCCCAGTGTGGCCGATCACCCTCTCAGGTCGGCTACGCATCGTCGCCTTGGTGAGCCGTTACCTCACCAACTAGCTAATGCGCCGCGGGCCCATCTGTAAGTGTCAGCGTAAACCGACTTTCAGCTTTTCCTCATGAAAGGAAAAGGATTATCCGGTATTAGCTCCGGTTTCCCGAAGTTATCCCAGTCTTACAGGCAGGTTGCCCACGTGTTACTCACCCGTCCGCCGCTAACCAAGAGGTGCAAGCACCTCAAGATTCGCTCGACTTGCATGTATTAGGCACGCCGCCAGCGTTCGTCCTGAGCCAGGATCAAACTCTCCAAGAAAGTTGATTAGCTCAAAAATGTTACGTTGGCTTAGCTTTTCTAAAAAGCTAAAAAATTGTTTGTTGACGTTCTTGTTTGTTTAGTTTTCAAAGAACAAATTATTTCTCTGATGAGCTCGTCCTACTAAGTAAGCTCAAAAGCGACCTCTTTAATTTAACATATCCACCATGACGATGTCAACAACTTTTTTAATTTCTTTTTTCGTTGTGTGACTCACTCGTGAGGACGAGATTTAATATAACATGTTCGAAAAATGATTGCAATATAATTTATAAAGTTTTTTTGTTTTCTTTATTTTTGTTAGAAGTTAAACAACAATTTACTATAGCCATTTAATGAGAATAAAGAATATATAACTGTCAAAGGATAAATCAAATATGTGATAACTCATAAATTCAACCATTTATGTATATGTAATTAGTAAGAGCTAAAATAATTTAAGACTGTACATGGAGAAAAGCAACACTAGCTTTTCCAACTATATTTAGTAATAAGTAATATTTCTTTATTTTTCATGGAAGGGATATCGTATAATAGTAATAACTATATTCTATTTATCACTAATCACAATAATAATGGACGTGAAGTCAATGGAGAATATTGATTATGATATATTATTAAAGCTTGGAGTATCTGCGATTTTTGGACTTATCATTGGGCTTGAACGTGAATTAAAAAGAAAACCTGTAGGACTTAAGACAAGTCTTGTAATATCTGTAGTGAGTTGTCTACTAACCATTGTTTCAATTGAATCTGCTTATATGTTTCCTGCTTCTGATGATGTAAAAATTACTATGGACCCTCTTCGTCTTGCTGCACAAATTGTTTCTGGTATCGGTTTTCTAGGTGCAGGCGTAATTCTTAGACGGGGAAATGATAGTATATCTGGTTTAACAACGGCTGCAATGATTTGGGGTGCAGCTGGAATCGGTATCGCTGTTGGGGCTGGTTTCTTTATCGAAGCGTTTGTTGGTGTCGCCTTACTAATTATTAGTGTAGAGTTGGTGCCTTATGTCATGAAGTTCATTGGTCCAAAGCAATTGCGCGAAAAAGAAATTAGCCTTCAATTATTTATTAAAGATAAAATCCAAATTGAAGATGCCATTTCATTTATTATGAGTAGAAAATATATTATCCGCAGGATCCGTATAAAGGATTTAGATAACGGCGACCATCTAGTTCAGATATTAATTGCCGTAGATTACCGGGAAAAGACTACCGAAGTTTATGATTCTGTTTCAAAATTAGATGGCGTCCATAAAGTTGAAATAGAAAGCATGGGGTAATTTACTTTTAACTGAAAAAAATGTGAAAATTACTATTGCAAGATTGGTATGAGAAAGATATAATTTTTCTTGTACCACATACGGGGGCTTAGCTCAGCTGGGAGAGCGCTTGCATGGCATGCAAGAGGTCGTCGGTTCGATCCCGATAGTCTCCATACTTAAAAACCTTTGCGCTGTTGCAAAGGTTTTTTGTTTTTCTAATGATAAAATCTTTCATCATCCTCCTATTTTTTCTTCCGTCATTTTGTTTTTTAATCTCAATATAGTGTAAAATCCCATTTGCAAAAAAATGTAATTTTTCCTATTGCAAATTTCAATATGTTGTTACTATAATAAAACGTGATAAAAATTATAATATTTAGAAAAATCAATCTCTTAAAGGAGGTGAGTATTTCCTGCGCTCATGACCGCTTTAATTACTTTGGTTATTTAACTTAAATGCACTGTCAGCTATATCTATTTTAAGTCCTAATTTTTTGTTTTACATTTTGTTACTATGAGAGGGGGAGCTTCCAATGGAGGCTAGAAAAATTACAGCTAATTCTGAAAGCGATTACAGCGCTATTGTTCAATCATCTTCATTCCAAAAATTACTCTCCGAAAAGAAAAAATTCATTATACCCATCACGATCTTCTTCTTTTGTTTTTATTTCGCCTTACCTATCTTAACTTCCTTTTCAACTGTTCTAAACAACAAATTCATAGGCAGTATTACCTGGGCTTGGGTTTTTGCTTTTCTTCAATTCGTTATGACATGGGGATTATGTATGCTCTACTCTAAAAAAGCAGTTAAATTTGATGATTTGGCTGAACAAGTTGTTAAAGAAAGGGGGAGAAACTAATGAATACGGCCGCTTTTACGATGTTTCTTTGTATCGTTTTTGTAACGTTGGTAATTACATACTTCGCATCAAAACGTACAAAAAACGCAAGTGAATTTTATACTGCCGGCGGAGGACTGACTGGCTGGCAAAATGGTTTGGCTATCGCAGGTGATTATATGTCTGCAGCTTCATTCCTTGGAATAGCTGGCGCAGTTGCATTAACAGGCTTTGATGGATTTTTTTATAGTATTGGTTTCCTAGTTGCCTATCTTGTTGTTTTATATTTAGTGGCAGAACCATTGCGTAATTTAGGTAAATATACATTTGCAGATATGATCGCAGCACGCTTTGATGCAAAAAAAGTGCGTGGTTTTGCTGCCATGAACACCGTTACCATTTCTATTTTTTATATGATCGCTCAGCTTGTAGGAGCTGGTGCTCTTATTAAATTGTTATTAGGGCTGGAATATACAACATCTGTTTTGATTGTTGGGGTGTTAATGACTGTTTATGTTATTTTTGGCGGGATGCACGCAACAAGCTGGGTACAGATTATTAAAGCTGTTCTCTTAATGGGTGGCACATTCCTAATCTCCATTGTTGTTTTTGCTAAATTTAACTTTAGTATTACAGATATGTTCGAGCAAATGAAAACAGCTACCCCCTTAAAGGAAGCATTCTTAAACCCAGGAGTAAAATACAAGGATGGCATTGACACACTTTCATTAAACATGGGACTAGTTTTGGGGACAGCTGGTTTACCTCATATTCTGGTACGTTTCTTCACTGTAAAAGATGCTAAAACTGCACGAAGTTCCGTTGTTTATGCTACTTGGATCATTGGAATTTTTTACGTTATGACTATATTCCTTGGGTTTGGTGCTGCAGCGTTTGTGGGCACAACTGATATTGTTGCTGCCAATGCTGCTGGTAATATGGCTGCCCCACTTTTAGCGCAGGCACTTGGAGGTAATATGCTGTTCGCATTTATTTCAGCGGTTGCCTTTGCAACGATTCTTGCTGTTGTAGCAGGACTAGTTCTAACTGCAGCTTCAGCTTTTGCACATGATTTCTATAACGAAATTCTAAAAAAAGGTAAGGCAACAGAAAAACAACAGGTAAGTATGGCACGATGGGCCTCCATTGGAGTATCTGTGGTATCAATAGTTTTAGCTTTAGGGGCACAATCGCTTAACGTAGCTTTCCTTGTTTCCTTAGCCTTTGCTGTAGCAGCAAGTGCAAATCTGCCAGTTATTATTTATACAATTTACTGGAAACGGTTTAACACTACGGGAGCCATTTGGGCAATGGTAGTTGGACTTATTTCAGCTATTGGACTTGTAATCATTGGCCCGAATGTTTTCAGTCCTGAAGTAGGAAAGGCAATTTTCGTTGGGAACCCTCTATTTCCTTACACGACACCTGGTATTGTATCCATTCCATTAGGATTTATTGCGGGATATCTTGGAACGGTCCTCTCCAGTCAAAAAGCTGATGCGAAGAAATATGATGAGGTACTAGTAAAATCCAATCTTGGGATTGGTCAATAGGTAACCAAAAAGGACTGAAAGTTACTTCAGTCCTTTTTTATTTACTCCGTTTGACTAATCCTGAATTACCGCTTTTCCTATTCCTGCCTCCACCTGTTTGGCTGGAATTATTTTGCTTGCTCTTTATTGATTTTGGTTTACTTCCATTCCTTGACGAAAATTTTGGTTTACTATCTTTCCTTTGACCACTCGTTGATCTTAGATTTTCATCCCTTTTCCCCCGGTTCTTCGATGGTTCTTGTTTATCTCTATGATCACTTTCAGCGTTCCCTATATTTTGTTTTTGAATTTTGATCTTTAACTCTTTTTCGATCATATCTAGTGTTTGGCGATCATCTGTTGAGTAGAAAGTGATGGCCAAGCCCTTTGTACCTGCTCTTCCAGTTCTACCGATTCGATGGATAAAGCTTTCGGCATCTTGAGGAATGTCATAATTAAATACATGTGTCACCCCTTCAACATCCAGACCTCTTGCTGCGACATCGGTCGCTATCAACAATTGAATATCCCCGTCCCTGAACCGTTTCATCACTTGCTCTCTTTTGGCTTGTGATAGGTCACCATGGAGCTCATCACATAAAAATTTGTGTGATTTAAGAACCTCATACAACTTTGAGACTCTGCGTTTGGTTCTACAAAAAATAACAGCTAAATATGGTCTATGTGTTTCAACCAATTGAATTAATGTTGCTTGCTTAGCTCGATCAATGGTATGAATGGCAATTAGTTGAACATTTGCTGCTGGCCCCTGCGTTTTCTCAACTTGGATGTATTCAGGTGTTCGCATATGTTTATTCGCTAGTGTCCGTATTTCCTCTGGCATTGTTGCAGAAAAAAGCATAGTCTGACGAGTCTTAGGTGTTTCCCTGATAATATCCTCAACTTCATTCAGAAAACCTATATGGAGCATTTGGTCCGCTTCATCAAGAACTAAAAATGAAGCTTCCGATAAGTGAACTGTTCCTCTTCTAATATGGTCTAATAGCCTGCCTGGTGTCCCGACAACAATTTGAACATTTTTCTTAAGCTTCTTTAGCTGTTTATCAACATCCTGGCCCCCATAAACTGCTAACACATCAACACCATCAATGTCATTGGTCAACTTTACAAATTCCTCGGTAATTTGTAAAGCCAATTCTCTGGTTGGAGTTACTATGAGCGCTTGTACATGTGGTGCAAGTGGATTTATTTTTTCTAAGATGGGCAGTATGAAGGCAAACGTCTTTCCTGTTCCTGTTTGCGCCTGTGCAATAACATCTCTTCCATTCATGACAAATGGTATTGCCTTTTCTTGAATTGGTGTTGGTTTTGCAACACCGAATTCCTTTAATTTATTTACGGTCGATTCAGAAATACCTATTGAGTTAAAATCAGGCAAAAAAATCCCTACTTTCTCTATCTATAAACAACAAAATTTTTGTCTTATTAATATTGAGTGTTTAGCACCGAAATAGCAAATATTCTTTTTAAAATAAAAAAATCTTATCAAGTTGATAAGACCTTTTCATAGTATACTAACGTTTCTCAATATAGTAATAACTAATTTCCCCAAAATCCTTACAATCTAACAAAGTGTGCTTTTGCATTCTGACCCAGGCCAGCAAATCTTCTTTTACCGTTTGTTCATTTAAAATAACCTCGATAATTTGTCCACCGATCAACGCTTCCATCTTTAAGAACAGTGATTTGATTAACTCGCCGCCTTCTGTATGACCTGCATCATAGATTACATCCGGTACATATTGGAGTGACATTCATTAAAGCTCCCATCACATTGTATTCAAACCTCTAATAACAACATCTATTATAAAAAAAATGTTATGATAAGATAAATTCAATTTATCTATTCTACCGATAAATATAAATCGGTTATTTCAATAAAGGGGCAAAATCTATGGATTTACACCAATTATATGTGTTTACAAAGGTAGTCGAGCATAAAAGCTTCTCTAAAGCAGCCGAAGACATCTTTTTAAGTCAATCAACTGTCAGCTCCCATATTCAAACACTTGAGAGAACTCTTAATGTAAGTCTATTTGATCGGGTAGGCAGAGAGAATATCCTTACACCTTCCGGTGAGCGTTTGTATCAGTGGGCACTAAAGCTTTTATTATTGAAGGACCAGGCAATGTTGGACTTAAAGGAGGGTGTGACCGAACTTCGGGGAATGATTCGAATCGGTGCAAGCTCTGTGCCTGGGCAATTTATGATTCCAAAGATGGTCAAGGAATTTAGAAATCGATACCCAAAAGCAACATTTCATATTAACCAATCCTCCTCAAAAAATGTGGCGGATAAGGTTCTAAATGGTTCTGTGGATTTCGGTATTTTAGGTGAAAAATATGAGAACGAAAAGCTTTGCTATATTCCTTTACTTAAAGAAAATTTAGTCCTTATAACGTCACATCATTCTGATATTGTTGGATCTGTCGATATTCATGATCTCTTAAAGTTTCCTTTTATTATGCGAAACGCTGATTCTGGAACGAATTCTCTTATTGAAAAATTTTTAACGAAAAATCAAATTACCAAAGACCAAATGAATATTGTTGCTTATACAGAAAGTGGACAAAGTTTGATTCAGTTTGTACTCCAGGATATTGGTATAGCAATTATATCGGAAATGGCTGCAAGGGAATACTACGATAGAAAGTTACTTAGGATCCATGAAATTAATGGTTTCAATAATCAAAGATTTTTCTATCTCGTTTATAACCAAAACAAAACCCAATCGATGTTATCTAAATTATTTATTGAAAGTGCACATGAATTAATTAAACTTGAAAGCTAAAGCACAATCAATCGGGCTGGAAAAACTCCAGCCCGATTTTTGTTATGGTTTAAGAATAACTTTAATACAATCATCTGTTTTTGTATCAAACACTTCATATCCATGCTTCGCTTGCTCTAATGGCAAGACATGGGTAATGATGTCACTGATATCAATCTTTCTTTCATTAATCATATTGTACAGGAATGACATATAGGGAATAACCGGTGCCTGCCCCGTTTTAATGTCTACGTTGCGCTGAAAGATGTCCCCAAGCGGAAAAGCATTATATCTTCCACCGTAAACACCTGTAAGTTGAATCGTTCCACCTTTACGTACTGCTTGACTAGCAATAACAATGGCACCCATGGCTCCGCCATGAAGCTTCATACCCGTTGCCAAAAACTCCATCGGGGTCATTTTCCCATCCATTCCTACTGCATCGATGACGATATCTGCTCCGCCCTGGGTAATTTCAAGCAGATAGTCACCTACATTTTCATGGTCCTCAAAATTAACTATTTCCACTTTATTTGTCCGCTTCGCGTGCTGCAGCCGATAATTAATATAATAAACCGCAATAACTCTTTTCGCACCTTTTAACCAGGCGAACTTTTGTGCTAGTAAACCCACAGGTCCACAGCCTAAAACGATGACAGTATCATCAGGTTTTACCCCGGCGTGGTCCACACTCCAATAGGCAGTTGGTGCAGCATCAGCAAGTAATACAAGTTTCTCATCTTCCACTTCACAATTTTCCGGAAGTTTAAATGGAGTGAAATTCCCAAAAGGCACCCGCATATATTCTGCCTGTCCACCAGCGTAACCGCCAGTTGTTTCCGAATAACCGAAAAAACCACTTCCTTGACCATGAGGATTCCCATTGTCACATTGACTTGTTAGATCGTGAGTACAATACCAGCAGTGTCCACAGCTTACGTTAAATGGAATAATGACTCGATCCCCTTTTTTTAACTTAGTAA
This Neobacillus sp. YX16 DNA region includes the following protein-coding sequences:
- a CDS encoding MgtC/SapB family protein produces the protein MENIDYDILLKLGVSAIFGLIIGLERELKRKPVGLKTSLVISVVSCLLTIVSIESAYMFPASDDVKITMDPLRLAAQIVSGIGFLGAGVILRRGNDSISGLTTAAMIWGAAGIGIAVGAGFFIEAFVGVALLIISVELVPYVMKFIGPKQLREKEISLQLFIKDKIQIEDAISFIMSRKYIIRRIRIKDLDNGDHLVQILIAVDYREKTTEVYDSVSKLDGVHKVEIESMG
- a CDS encoding DUF485 domain-containing protein → MEARKITANSESDYSAIVQSSSFQKLLSEKKKFIIPITIFFFCFYFALPILTSFSTVLNNKFIGSITWAWVFAFLQFVMTWGLCMLYSKKAVKFDDLAEQVVKERGRN
- a CDS encoding sodium/solute symporter (Members of the Solute:Sodium Symporter (SSS), TC 2.A.21 as described in tcdb.org, catalyze solute:Na+ symport. Known solutes for members of the family include sugars, amino acids, nucleosides, inositols, vitamins, urea or anions, depending on the system.), with protein sequence MNTAAFTMFLCIVFVTLVITYFASKRTKNASEFYTAGGGLTGWQNGLAIAGDYMSAASFLGIAGAVALTGFDGFFYSIGFLVAYLVVLYLVAEPLRNLGKYTFADMIAARFDAKKVRGFAAMNTVTISIFYMIAQLVGAGALIKLLLGLEYTTSVLIVGVLMTVYVIFGGMHATSWVQIIKAVLLMGGTFLISIVVFAKFNFSITDMFEQMKTATPLKEAFLNPGVKYKDGIDTLSLNMGLVLGTAGLPHILVRFFTVKDAKTARSSVVYATWIIGIFYVMTIFLGFGAAAFVGTTDIVAANAAGNMAAPLLAQALGGNMLFAFISAVAFATILAVVAGLVLTAASAFAHDFYNEILKKGKATEKQQVSMARWASIGVSVVSIVLALGAQSLNVAFLVSLAFAVAASANLPVIIYTIYWKRFNTTGAIWAMVVGLISAIGLVIIGPNVFSPEVGKAIFVGNPLFPYTTPGIVSIPLGFIAGYLGTVLSSQKADAKKYDEVLVKSNLGIGQ
- a CDS encoding DEAD/DEAH box helicase, with product MPDFNSIGISESTVNKLKEFGVAKPTPIQEKAIPFVMNGRDVIAQAQTGTGKTFAFILPILEKINPLAPHVQALIVTPTRELALQITEEFVKLTNDIDGVDVLAVYGGQDVDKQLKKLKKNVQIVVGTPGRLLDHIRRGTVHLSEASFLVLDEADQMLHIGFLNEVEDIIRETPKTRQTMLFSATMPEEIRTLANKHMRTPEYIQVEKTQGPAANVQLIAIHTIDRAKQATLIQLVETHRPYLAVIFCRTKRRVSKLYEVLKSHKFLCDELHGDLSQAKREQVMKRFRDGDIQLLIATDVAARGLDVEGVTHVFNYDIPQDAESFIHRIGRTGRAGTKGLAITFYSTDDRQTLDMIEKELKIKIQKQNIGNAESDHRDKQEPSKNRGKRDENLRSTSGQRKDSKPKFSSRNGSKPKSIKSKQNNSSQTGGGRNRKSGNSGLVKRSK
- a CDS encoding sulfurtransferase TusA family protein, whose product is MSLQYVPDVIYDAGHTEGGELIKSLFLKMEALIGGQIIEVILNEQTVKEDLLAWVRMQKHTLLDCKDFGEISYYYIEKR
- a CDS encoding selenium metabolism-associated LysR family transcriptional regulator, whose protein sequence is MDLHQLYVFTKVVEHKSFSKAAEDIFLSQSTVSSHIQTLERTLNVSLFDRVGRENILTPSGERLYQWALKLLLLKDQAMLDLKEGVTELRGMIRIGASSVPGQFMIPKMVKEFRNRYPKATFHINQSSSKNVADKVLNGSVDFGILGEKYENEKLCYIPLLKENLVLITSHHSDIVGSVDIHDLLKFPFIMRNADSGTNSLIEKFLTKNQITKDQMNIVAYTESGQSLIQFVLQDIGIAIISEMAAREYYDRKLLRIHEINGFNNQRFFYLVYNQNKTQSMLSKLFIESAHELIKLES
- a CDS encoding zinc-dependent alcohol dehydrogenase encodes the protein MKAVTYQGIKNVEVRDVKDPSIKNPDDIIVKITSSAICGSDLHLIHAMIPNLPTDYVIGHEPMGIVEEVGPEVTKLKKGDRVIIPFNVSCGHCWYCTHDLTSQCDNGNPHGQGSGFFGYSETTGGYAGGQAEYMRVPFGNFTPFKLPENCEVEDEKLVLLADAAPTAYWSVDHAGVKPDDTVIVLGCGPVGLLAQKFAWLKGAKRVIAVYYINYRLQHAKRTNKVEIVNFEDHENVGDYLLEITQGGADIVIDAVGMDGKMTPMEFLATGMKLHGGAMGAIVIASQAVRKGGTIQLTGVYGGRYNAFPLGDIFQRNVDIKTGQAPVIPYMSFLYNMINERKIDISDIITHVLPLEQAKHGYEVFDTKTDDCIKVILKP